The Thalassophryne amazonica chromosome 6, fThaAma1.1, whole genome shotgun sequence genome includes a region encoding these proteins:
- the LOC117511730 gene encoding forkhead box protein E1-like, which yields MEAEDKPSAEQGARLLDISSNSSGSTRGDGAQPPKPPYSYVALIAMAIKSSCNNRETLSGIYDYITANFPYYLDNQKGWKNSIRHNLSLNECFVKVPREAGGDRKGSYWMLDPAFEDMFEKGNYRRRKRVRRLCSSTSALHLSGYQVDHLPDKPYAQPYVSGSWSYAAPQLIGGHPPGSSYYPACHLHHHPAYSRQPPVLVPYSGCPYGGVSQPLSPDGGTASVACSYPQLSSNIRQPEAQFSADTFSH from the coding sequence ATGGAAGCAGAGGACAAACCCTCCGCCGAGCAGGGAGCGCGCCTGCTGGACATCAGCTCCAACTCCAGCGGGTCCACGCGCGGCGATGGCGCACAGCCGCCGAAGCCGCCCTACTCCTACGTGGCTCTGATCGCCATGGCCATCAAGAGCAGCTGCAACAACAGGGAAACTCTGAGCGGGATCTACGACTACATCACCGCCAACTTCCCCTACTACCTAGACAACCAGAAGGGCTGGAAGAACAGCATCCGGCACAATTTAAGTCTGAACGAGTGCTTCGTCAAAGTGCCCAGAGAAGCCGGAGGGGACCGAAAGGGCAGCTACTGGATGTTGGACCCCGCGTTTGAGGACATGTTTGAGAAGGGGAACTACCGACGGCGGAAGAGAGTGCGGAGACTCTGCAGCTCCACCAGTGCGCTTCACCTGTCCGGCTACCAGGTGGACCACCTGCCGGACAAACCGTACGCGCAGCCGTACGTCAGCGGCTCGTGGAGCTACGCCGCGCCGCAGCTGATCGGAGGACACCCCCCGGGGAGCTCCTATTACCCCGCatgccacctccaccaccacccgGCCTACAGCCGCCAGCCGCCCGTGCTGGTTCCTTACAGCGGGTGTCCGTACGGCGGCGTGAGCCAGCCGCTCAGCCCGGACGGAGGCACCGCGTCTGTGGCCTGCAGCTACCCGCAGCTCAGCTCCAACATCCGGCAGCCGGAGGCTCAGTTTTCCGCCGATACATTCAGTCACTGA